A genomic region of Gossypium hirsutum isolate 1008001.06 chromosome D01, Gossypium_hirsutum_v2.1, whole genome shotgun sequence contains the following coding sequences:
- the LOC107922206 gene encoding CSC1-like protein RXW8 isoform X1, which yields MDIGALLTSAGINIAICVVLLSLYSILRKQPSNVSVYFMRRLISEPIKHSDPFRFERLVPSASWIVRAWQATNEEILAAGGVDALVFLRIVVFSIRVFIIAAMICVFLLLPVNYYGQEMQHKQIHSESLEVFTIGNVKEGSKWFWTHCLALYVISCSACVLLHFEYKNITKMRLAHITGSPVNPSHFTVLVRSIPCSQNHSYSKSVEDFFSTYYPASYVSHQMVYRAGRVDKLMKDAEKMYRMLKTIESTTKKSYMPCCLCGKSTHSFEALNNDAESVEIKTSSDELQPSQREKKLKISEQKDVEKIYRKLKTIETQNKMSSTPGCLCGGIMHYFKMLKKEAESVECKTSSDRSQPSQTDKERPAAFVFFRTRYAAIVAAQVLQSSNPMLWVTQLAPEPNDVYWSNLSIPYKQVWLRKIATLLGAFVFMFVFLAPVTFVQGLTQLDQLRQTFPFLKGILKQKFMNQLVTGYLPSVILMLFMYAVPPTMMLFSTIEGNVSHSERKKSAGIKVLYFTIWNVFFVNVLSGSIIRQLSVFSSFRDIPTQLAKAVPTQATFFTTYVLTSGWASLSCEVIQLFPLLCNGFRRFILRRQEEPCSNHALTFPHHTEIPRLLLFGLLGFTCSIMAPLILPFLLVYFFLAFLVYRNQILNVYVPKYESGGQFWPVVHNTTIFSLVLTQVIALGVFGIKRSPVASGFTIPLIFLTLLFNEYCRQRFSPVFKRSPAQVLIEMDKQDENWGRAEEIYKLLRTAYCQFPLLSLDLSTSQELSMAGNSGQNKDEGSSKDQESHNPDLNEIKLSS from the exons ATGGACATTGGAGCTCTTTTAACTTCTGCCGGAATCAATATAGCTATATGTGTTGTGCTGTTGTCTTTGTATTCCATACTGAGGAAACAACCGAGCAATGTTAGTGTGTATTTCATGCGGAGGCTTATTTCAGAACCAATAAAGCATAGTGATCCTTTTCGCTTTGAGAGACTTGTTCCCTCTGCTAGTTGGATCGTGAGGGCCTGGCAAGCGACCAATGAAGAAATATTGGCTGCTGGTGGTGTGGATGCTCTAGTTTTTTTGAGAATAGTTGTTTTCAG TATTCGGGTATTCATCATTGCTGCTATGATTTGTGTTTTTCTATTGCTTCCAGTAAATTATTATGGACAAGAAATGCAGCACAAGCAAATCCATTCAGAATCACTGGAAGTATTTACTATTGGAAATGTAAAAGAAGGATCAAAATG GTTTTGGACGCACTGTCTTGCATTATATGTCATATCCTGCTCAGCTTGTGTTCTACTTCACTTT GAGTACAAAAATATCACTAAGATGAGGTTAGCACATATTACTGGCTCTCCTGTGAATCCAAGTCATTTCACAGTTCTAGTCCGTAGCATCCCATGTTCTCAAAATCATTCATACAGTAAGTCGGTAGAAGACTTCTTTTCAACTTATTATCCGGCAAGCTATGTGTCCCACCAGATGGTATATCGGGCTGGTAGAGTTGACAAATTAATG AAGGATGCAGAAAAAATGTACAGAATGCTAAAAACCATTGAGTCGACGACTAAAAAGAGTTATATGCCATGTTGTCTTTGTGGTAAAAGTACACATTCCTTTGAGGCACTTAACAATGATGCAGAAAGTGTTGAGATTAAAACCAGCAGTGATGAGTTGCAACCAAGTCAAAgagaaaaaaagttgaaaatttcgGAACAA AAGGATGTGGAGAAGATATACAGAAAGCTAAAAACCATTGAGACACAAAATAAAATGAGTTCTACGCCTGGTTGTCTTTGTGGTGGAATTATGCATTACTTTAAAATGCTTAAAAAGGAGGCGGAAAGTGTTGAGTGCAAAACTAGCAGCGATAGGTCGCAGCCAAGTCAAACTGACAAG GAACGTCCAGCTGCTTTTGTTTTCTTCAGGACTCGTTATGCAGCTATTGTTGCTGCACAAGTTCTTCAATCATCAAATCCCATGTTATGGGTGACACAACTAGCCCCAGAGCCTAATGATGTTTATTGGTCAAACCTCTCCATACCCTACAAGCAAGTCTGGCTTCGTAAAATAGCAACTCTTCTGGGTGCTTTTGTTTTTATGTTCGTGTTCCTTGCTCCAGTTACATTTGTGCAAGGCTTGACTCAACTAGACCAGTTAAGACAAACATTTCCATTTCTTAAAGGAATCTTGAAACA GAAGTTCATGAACCAGCTTGTAACAGGTTACCTACCAAGTGTAATTCTGATGTTATTTATGTATGCTGTTCCACCAACCATGATGCTGTTTTCCACAATTGAGGGAAATGTTTCACATAGTGAAAGGAAAAAAAGTGCTGGCATTAAAGTTTTGTACTTCACAATCTGGAATGTTTTCTTCGTTAATGTTCTTTCTGGATCCATAATTAGACAATTGAGTGTTTTCTCAAGTTTTAGAGACATACCTACACAACTTGCCAAAGCAGTGCCAACCCAG GCTACCTTCTTTACAACTTATGTTTTAACATCGGGCTGGGCAAGCTTGTCATGTGAAGTAATACAACTTTTCCCTCTTCTTTGCAATGGGTTCAGAAGATTCATACTAAGAAGGCAGGAAGAGCCCTGTAGTAATCATGCTCTAACCTTCCCTCACCATACTGAAATTCCTCGACTTCTTCTGTTTGGGCTGCTTGGCTTCACTTGTTCTATCATGGCACCATTAATATTGCCCTTCTTGCTGGTTTACTTCTTTCTTGCTTTCCTTGTCTATCGGAACCAG ATTCTCAATGTATATGTACCAAAATATGAAAGCGGGGGACAGTTTTGGCCTGTTGTTCACAACACAACAATCTTCTCTTTGGTGTTGACACAAGTTATCGCACTCGGGGTGTTTGGTATAAAAAGATCACCAGTTGCTTCTGGTTTCACTATTCCTCTAATATTTTTAACTCTTCTGTTCAATGAGTACTGTAGGCAGAGGTTTTCCCCCGTTTTCAAGAGGAGTCCTGCACAg GTTCTTATAGAGATGGATAAACAAGATGAGAATTGGGGTAGGGCAGAGGAGATATATAAGCTGTTACGTACAGCATATTGCCAGTTCCCATTACTGTCACTGGACTTGTCAACTTCTCAGGAGTTGTCAATGGCCGGAAACAGCGGGCAGAACAAAGATGAGGGTAGTTCCAAAGATCAAGAGTCACATAATCCAG ATTTGAACGAAATCAAATTGTCAAGTTAA
- the LOC107922206 gene encoding CSC1-like protein RXW8 isoform X3 has protein sequence MDIGALLTSAGINIAICVVLLSLYSILRKQPSNVSVYFMRRLISEPIKHSDPFRFERLVPSASWIVRAWQATNEEILAAGGVDALVFLRIVVFSIRVFIIAAMICVFLLLPVNYYGQEMQHKQIHSESLEVFTIGNVKEGSKWFWTHCLALYVISCSACVLLHFEYKNITKMRLAHITGSPVNPSHFTVLVRSIPCSQNHSYSKSVEDFFSTYYPASYVSHQMVYRAGRVDKLMKDVEKIYRKLKTIETQNKMSSTPGCLCGGIMHYFKMLKKEAESVECKTSSDRSQPSQTDKERPAAFVFFRTRYAAIVAAQVLQSSNPMLWVTQLAPEPNDVYWSNLSIPYKQVWLRKIATLLGAFVFMFVFLAPVTFVQGLTQLDQLRQTFPFLKGILKQKFMNQLVTGYLPSVILMLFMYAVPPTMMLFSTIEGNVSHSERKKSAGIKVLYFTIWNVFFVNVLSGSIIRQLSVFSSFRDIPTQLAKAVPTQATFFTTYVLTSGWASLSCEVIQLFPLLCNGFRRFILRRQEEPCSNHALTFPHHTEIPRLLLFGLLGFTCSIMAPLILPFLLVYFFLAFLVYRNQILNVYVPKYESGGQFWPVVHNTTIFSLVLTQVIALGVFGIKRSPVASGFTIPLIFLTLLFNEYCRQRFSPVFKRSPAQVLIEMDKQDENWGRAEEIYKLLRTAYCQFPLLSLDLSTSQELSMAGNSGQNKDEGSSKDQESHNPDLNEIKLSS, from the exons ATGGACATTGGAGCTCTTTTAACTTCTGCCGGAATCAATATAGCTATATGTGTTGTGCTGTTGTCTTTGTATTCCATACTGAGGAAACAACCGAGCAATGTTAGTGTGTATTTCATGCGGAGGCTTATTTCAGAACCAATAAAGCATAGTGATCCTTTTCGCTTTGAGAGACTTGTTCCCTCTGCTAGTTGGATCGTGAGGGCCTGGCAAGCGACCAATGAAGAAATATTGGCTGCTGGTGGTGTGGATGCTCTAGTTTTTTTGAGAATAGTTGTTTTCAG TATTCGGGTATTCATCATTGCTGCTATGATTTGTGTTTTTCTATTGCTTCCAGTAAATTATTATGGACAAGAAATGCAGCACAAGCAAATCCATTCAGAATCACTGGAAGTATTTACTATTGGAAATGTAAAAGAAGGATCAAAATG GTTTTGGACGCACTGTCTTGCATTATATGTCATATCCTGCTCAGCTTGTGTTCTACTTCACTTT GAGTACAAAAATATCACTAAGATGAGGTTAGCACATATTACTGGCTCTCCTGTGAATCCAAGTCATTTCACAGTTCTAGTCCGTAGCATCCCATGTTCTCAAAATCATTCATACAGTAAGTCGGTAGAAGACTTCTTTTCAACTTATTATCCGGCAAGCTATGTGTCCCACCAGATGGTATATCGGGCTGGTAGAGTTGACAAATTAATG AAGGATGTGGAGAAGATATACAGAAAGCTAAAAACCATTGAGACACAAAATAAAATGAGTTCTACGCCTGGTTGTCTTTGTGGTGGAATTATGCATTACTTTAAAATGCTTAAAAAGGAGGCGGAAAGTGTTGAGTGCAAAACTAGCAGCGATAGGTCGCAGCCAAGTCAAACTGACAAG GAACGTCCAGCTGCTTTTGTTTTCTTCAGGACTCGTTATGCAGCTATTGTTGCTGCACAAGTTCTTCAATCATCAAATCCCATGTTATGGGTGACACAACTAGCCCCAGAGCCTAATGATGTTTATTGGTCAAACCTCTCCATACCCTACAAGCAAGTCTGGCTTCGTAAAATAGCAACTCTTCTGGGTGCTTTTGTTTTTATGTTCGTGTTCCTTGCTCCAGTTACATTTGTGCAAGGCTTGACTCAACTAGACCAGTTAAGACAAACATTTCCATTTCTTAAAGGAATCTTGAAACA GAAGTTCATGAACCAGCTTGTAACAGGTTACCTACCAAGTGTAATTCTGATGTTATTTATGTATGCTGTTCCACCAACCATGATGCTGTTTTCCACAATTGAGGGAAATGTTTCACATAGTGAAAGGAAAAAAAGTGCTGGCATTAAAGTTTTGTACTTCACAATCTGGAATGTTTTCTTCGTTAATGTTCTTTCTGGATCCATAATTAGACAATTGAGTGTTTTCTCAAGTTTTAGAGACATACCTACACAACTTGCCAAAGCAGTGCCAACCCAG GCTACCTTCTTTACAACTTATGTTTTAACATCGGGCTGGGCAAGCTTGTCATGTGAAGTAATACAACTTTTCCCTCTTCTTTGCAATGGGTTCAGAAGATTCATACTAAGAAGGCAGGAAGAGCCCTGTAGTAATCATGCTCTAACCTTCCCTCACCATACTGAAATTCCTCGACTTCTTCTGTTTGGGCTGCTTGGCTTCACTTGTTCTATCATGGCACCATTAATATTGCCCTTCTTGCTGGTTTACTTCTTTCTTGCTTTCCTTGTCTATCGGAACCAG ATTCTCAATGTATATGTACCAAAATATGAAAGCGGGGGACAGTTTTGGCCTGTTGTTCACAACACAACAATCTTCTCTTTGGTGTTGACACAAGTTATCGCACTCGGGGTGTTTGGTATAAAAAGATCACCAGTTGCTTCTGGTTTCACTATTCCTCTAATATTTTTAACTCTTCTGTTCAATGAGTACTGTAGGCAGAGGTTTTCCCCCGTTTTCAAGAGGAGTCCTGCACAg GTTCTTATAGAGATGGATAAACAAGATGAGAATTGGGGTAGGGCAGAGGAGATATATAAGCTGTTACGTACAGCATATTGCCAGTTCCCATTACTGTCACTGGACTTGTCAACTTCTCAGGAGTTGTCAATGGCCGGAAACAGCGGGCAGAACAAAGATGAGGGTAGTTCCAAAGATCAAGAGTCACATAATCCAG ATTTGAACGAAATCAAATTGTCAAGTTAA
- the LOC107922206 gene encoding CSC1-like protein RXW8 isoform X2 has translation MDIGALLTSAGINIAICVVLLSLYSILRKQPSNVSVYFMRRLISEPIKHSDPFRFERLVPSASWIVRAWQATNEEILAAGGVDALVFLRIVVFSIRVFIIAAMICVFLLLPVNYYGQEMQHKQIHSESLEVFTIGNVKEGSKWFWTHCLALYVISCSACVLLHFEYKNITKMRLAHITGSPVNPSHFTVLVRSIPCSQNHSYSKSVEDFFSTYYPASYVSHQMVYRAGRVDKLMKDAEKMYRMLKTIESTTKKSYMPCCLCGKSTHSFEALNNDAESVEIKTSSDELQPSQREKKLKISEQDVEKIYRKLKTIETQNKMSSTPGCLCGGIMHYFKMLKKEAESVECKTSSDRSQPSQTDKERPAAFVFFRTRYAAIVAAQVLQSSNPMLWVTQLAPEPNDVYWSNLSIPYKQVWLRKIATLLGAFVFMFVFLAPVTFVQGLTQLDQLRQTFPFLKGILKQKFMNQLVTGYLPSVILMLFMYAVPPTMMLFSTIEGNVSHSERKKSAGIKVLYFTIWNVFFVNVLSGSIIRQLSVFSSFRDIPTQLAKAVPTQATFFTTYVLTSGWASLSCEVIQLFPLLCNGFRRFILRRQEEPCSNHALTFPHHTEIPRLLLFGLLGFTCSIMAPLILPFLLVYFFLAFLVYRNQILNVYVPKYESGGQFWPVVHNTTIFSLVLTQVIALGVFGIKRSPVASGFTIPLIFLTLLFNEYCRQRFSPVFKRSPAQVLIEMDKQDENWGRAEEIYKLLRTAYCQFPLLSLDLSTSQELSMAGNSGQNKDEGSSKDQESHNPDLNEIKLSS, from the exons ATGGACATTGGAGCTCTTTTAACTTCTGCCGGAATCAATATAGCTATATGTGTTGTGCTGTTGTCTTTGTATTCCATACTGAGGAAACAACCGAGCAATGTTAGTGTGTATTTCATGCGGAGGCTTATTTCAGAACCAATAAAGCATAGTGATCCTTTTCGCTTTGAGAGACTTGTTCCCTCTGCTAGTTGGATCGTGAGGGCCTGGCAAGCGACCAATGAAGAAATATTGGCTGCTGGTGGTGTGGATGCTCTAGTTTTTTTGAGAATAGTTGTTTTCAG TATTCGGGTATTCATCATTGCTGCTATGATTTGTGTTTTTCTATTGCTTCCAGTAAATTATTATGGACAAGAAATGCAGCACAAGCAAATCCATTCAGAATCACTGGAAGTATTTACTATTGGAAATGTAAAAGAAGGATCAAAATG GTTTTGGACGCACTGTCTTGCATTATATGTCATATCCTGCTCAGCTTGTGTTCTACTTCACTTT GAGTACAAAAATATCACTAAGATGAGGTTAGCACATATTACTGGCTCTCCTGTGAATCCAAGTCATTTCACAGTTCTAGTCCGTAGCATCCCATGTTCTCAAAATCATTCATACAGTAAGTCGGTAGAAGACTTCTTTTCAACTTATTATCCGGCAAGCTATGTGTCCCACCAGATGGTATATCGGGCTGGTAGAGTTGACAAATTAATG AAGGATGCAGAAAAAATGTACAGAATGCTAAAAACCATTGAGTCGACGACTAAAAAGAGTTATATGCCATGTTGTCTTTGTGGTAAAAGTACACATTCCTTTGAGGCACTTAACAATGATGCAGAAAGTGTTGAGATTAAAACCAGCAGTGATGAGTTGCAACCAAGTCAAAgagaaaaaaagttgaaaatttcgGAACAA GATGTGGAGAAGATATACAGAAAGCTAAAAACCATTGAGACACAAAATAAAATGAGTTCTACGCCTGGTTGTCTTTGTGGTGGAATTATGCATTACTTTAAAATGCTTAAAAAGGAGGCGGAAAGTGTTGAGTGCAAAACTAGCAGCGATAGGTCGCAGCCAAGTCAAACTGACAAG GAACGTCCAGCTGCTTTTGTTTTCTTCAGGACTCGTTATGCAGCTATTGTTGCTGCACAAGTTCTTCAATCATCAAATCCCATGTTATGGGTGACACAACTAGCCCCAGAGCCTAATGATGTTTATTGGTCAAACCTCTCCATACCCTACAAGCAAGTCTGGCTTCGTAAAATAGCAACTCTTCTGGGTGCTTTTGTTTTTATGTTCGTGTTCCTTGCTCCAGTTACATTTGTGCAAGGCTTGACTCAACTAGACCAGTTAAGACAAACATTTCCATTTCTTAAAGGAATCTTGAAACA GAAGTTCATGAACCAGCTTGTAACAGGTTACCTACCAAGTGTAATTCTGATGTTATTTATGTATGCTGTTCCACCAACCATGATGCTGTTTTCCACAATTGAGGGAAATGTTTCACATAGTGAAAGGAAAAAAAGTGCTGGCATTAAAGTTTTGTACTTCACAATCTGGAATGTTTTCTTCGTTAATGTTCTTTCTGGATCCATAATTAGACAATTGAGTGTTTTCTCAAGTTTTAGAGACATACCTACACAACTTGCCAAAGCAGTGCCAACCCAG GCTACCTTCTTTACAACTTATGTTTTAACATCGGGCTGGGCAAGCTTGTCATGTGAAGTAATACAACTTTTCCCTCTTCTTTGCAATGGGTTCAGAAGATTCATACTAAGAAGGCAGGAAGAGCCCTGTAGTAATCATGCTCTAACCTTCCCTCACCATACTGAAATTCCTCGACTTCTTCTGTTTGGGCTGCTTGGCTTCACTTGTTCTATCATGGCACCATTAATATTGCCCTTCTTGCTGGTTTACTTCTTTCTTGCTTTCCTTGTCTATCGGAACCAG ATTCTCAATGTATATGTACCAAAATATGAAAGCGGGGGACAGTTTTGGCCTGTTGTTCACAACACAACAATCTTCTCTTTGGTGTTGACACAAGTTATCGCACTCGGGGTGTTTGGTATAAAAAGATCACCAGTTGCTTCTGGTTTCACTATTCCTCTAATATTTTTAACTCTTCTGTTCAATGAGTACTGTAGGCAGAGGTTTTCCCCCGTTTTCAAGAGGAGTCCTGCACAg GTTCTTATAGAGATGGATAAACAAGATGAGAATTGGGGTAGGGCAGAGGAGATATATAAGCTGTTACGTACAGCATATTGCCAGTTCCCATTACTGTCACTGGACTTGTCAACTTCTCAGGAGTTGTCAATGGCCGGAAACAGCGGGCAGAACAAAGATGAGGGTAGTTCCAAAGATCAAGAGTCACATAATCCAG ATTTGAACGAAATCAAATTGTCAAGTTAA
- the LOC107922206 gene encoding CSC1-like protein RXW8 isoform X4: protein MLAIISKHLLKCFHNSIMDVNYYGQEMQHKQIHSESLEVFTIGNVKEGSKWFWTHCLALYVISCSACVLLHFEYKNITKMRLAHITGSPVNPSHFTVLVRSIPCSQNHSYSKSVEDFFSTYYPASYVSHQMVYRAGRVDKLMKDAEKMYRMLKTIESTTKKSYMPCCLCGKSTHSFEALNNDAESVEIKTSSDELQPSQREKKLKISEQKDVEKIYRKLKTIETQNKMSSTPGCLCGGIMHYFKMLKKEAESVECKTSSDRSQPSQTDKERPAAFVFFRTRYAAIVAAQVLQSSNPMLWVTQLAPEPNDVYWSNLSIPYKQVWLRKIATLLGAFVFMFVFLAPVTFVQGLTQLDQLRQTFPFLKGILKQKFMNQLVTGYLPSVILMLFMYAVPPTMMLFSTIEGNVSHSERKKSAGIKVLYFTIWNVFFVNVLSGSIIRQLSVFSSFRDIPTQLAKAVPTQATFFTTYVLTSGWASLSCEVIQLFPLLCNGFRRFILRRQEEPCSNHALTFPHHTEIPRLLLFGLLGFTCSIMAPLILPFLLVYFFLAFLVYRNQILNVYVPKYESGGQFWPVVHNTTIFSLVLTQVIALGVFGIKRSPVASGFTIPLIFLTLLFNEYCRQRFSPVFKRSPAQVLIEMDKQDENWGRAEEIYKLLRTAYCQFPLLSLDLSTSQELSMAGNSGQNKDEGSSKDQESHNPDLNEIKLSS, encoded by the exons ATGCTTGCAATTATATCCAAACATCTTTTAAAGTGCTTTCATAATTCAATTATGGATG TAAATTATTATGGACAAGAAATGCAGCACAAGCAAATCCATTCAGAATCACTGGAAGTATTTACTATTGGAAATGTAAAAGAAGGATCAAAATG GTTTTGGACGCACTGTCTTGCATTATATGTCATATCCTGCTCAGCTTGTGTTCTACTTCACTTT GAGTACAAAAATATCACTAAGATGAGGTTAGCACATATTACTGGCTCTCCTGTGAATCCAAGTCATTTCACAGTTCTAGTCCGTAGCATCCCATGTTCTCAAAATCATTCATACAGTAAGTCGGTAGAAGACTTCTTTTCAACTTATTATCCGGCAAGCTATGTGTCCCACCAGATGGTATATCGGGCTGGTAGAGTTGACAAATTAATG AAGGATGCAGAAAAAATGTACAGAATGCTAAAAACCATTGAGTCGACGACTAAAAAGAGTTATATGCCATGTTGTCTTTGTGGTAAAAGTACACATTCCTTTGAGGCACTTAACAATGATGCAGAAAGTGTTGAGATTAAAACCAGCAGTGATGAGTTGCAACCAAGTCAAAgagaaaaaaagttgaaaatttcgGAACAA AAGGATGTGGAGAAGATATACAGAAAGCTAAAAACCATTGAGACACAAAATAAAATGAGTTCTACGCCTGGTTGTCTTTGTGGTGGAATTATGCATTACTTTAAAATGCTTAAAAAGGAGGCGGAAAGTGTTGAGTGCAAAACTAGCAGCGATAGGTCGCAGCCAAGTCAAACTGACAAG GAACGTCCAGCTGCTTTTGTTTTCTTCAGGACTCGTTATGCAGCTATTGTTGCTGCACAAGTTCTTCAATCATCAAATCCCATGTTATGGGTGACACAACTAGCCCCAGAGCCTAATGATGTTTATTGGTCAAACCTCTCCATACCCTACAAGCAAGTCTGGCTTCGTAAAATAGCAACTCTTCTGGGTGCTTTTGTTTTTATGTTCGTGTTCCTTGCTCCAGTTACATTTGTGCAAGGCTTGACTCAACTAGACCAGTTAAGACAAACATTTCCATTTCTTAAAGGAATCTTGAAACA GAAGTTCATGAACCAGCTTGTAACAGGTTACCTACCAAGTGTAATTCTGATGTTATTTATGTATGCTGTTCCACCAACCATGATGCTGTTTTCCACAATTGAGGGAAATGTTTCACATAGTGAAAGGAAAAAAAGTGCTGGCATTAAAGTTTTGTACTTCACAATCTGGAATGTTTTCTTCGTTAATGTTCTTTCTGGATCCATAATTAGACAATTGAGTGTTTTCTCAAGTTTTAGAGACATACCTACACAACTTGCCAAAGCAGTGCCAACCCAG GCTACCTTCTTTACAACTTATGTTTTAACATCGGGCTGGGCAAGCTTGTCATGTGAAGTAATACAACTTTTCCCTCTTCTTTGCAATGGGTTCAGAAGATTCATACTAAGAAGGCAGGAAGAGCCCTGTAGTAATCATGCTCTAACCTTCCCTCACCATACTGAAATTCCTCGACTTCTTCTGTTTGGGCTGCTTGGCTTCACTTGTTCTATCATGGCACCATTAATATTGCCCTTCTTGCTGGTTTACTTCTTTCTTGCTTTCCTTGTCTATCGGAACCAG ATTCTCAATGTATATGTACCAAAATATGAAAGCGGGGGACAGTTTTGGCCTGTTGTTCACAACACAACAATCTTCTCTTTGGTGTTGACACAAGTTATCGCACTCGGGGTGTTTGGTATAAAAAGATCACCAGTTGCTTCTGGTTTCACTATTCCTCTAATATTTTTAACTCTTCTGTTCAATGAGTACTGTAGGCAGAGGTTTTCCCCCGTTTTCAAGAGGAGTCCTGCACAg GTTCTTATAGAGATGGATAAACAAGATGAGAATTGGGGTAGGGCAGAGGAGATATATAAGCTGTTACGTACAGCATATTGCCAGTTCCCATTACTGTCACTGGACTTGTCAACTTCTCAGGAGTTGTCAATGGCCGGAAACAGCGGGCAGAACAAAGATGAGGGTAGTTCCAAAGATCAAGAGTCACATAATCCAG ATTTGAACGAAATCAAATTGTCAAGTTAA